From Carassius auratus strain Wakin unplaced genomic scaffold, ASM336829v1 scaf_tig00218361, whole genome shotgun sequence:
CTTTCctgttaataaaacaatttaacagGCGGTAGAACTTGCCTGATCAAGCCTAATAAACAAACAGTTATTTGTTAGTATGTTGGATGGATAATCCTGATTGATGTCAGAATCATCCCCAATGTGCAGTCTGAGGACATTTGGCATATGGACTCCAATACTTGTGCACAGCGCAGAAACATTGTAACATCCCAAACATTTACCATCTTAACGCTGAATAACAATGTGTCAGGATCATGACCTGTAGGCCCAACGACGGAATCCAATGGCCTGAGCAAAGGTATTATGCGTGTATGTCTTTTCAGTGCCCCTGTGgaatttcagttaattttttttatttattttcaattttactttaGCTGCACGCTTAATCTGACTCCAATTTCAAATGGTTATTACATTATATATCGTTTATAATTAGGAATTAATCCTAACTATTGGTTTGTATTAAGTTAGATATTTGATTATTCTGGTAATCCcatattttcaattatttgttCATTAGGGACCCGATGTTGCATATAGAGGATTGAAGTGTATGTGTGTTCGGGCATGTATGTGGTTCTCACTCAGCTGGCCTGGAATTTTAGATGAATATGCGGGTAGCATCATCCTACCCAATTCTTCACCCTCCTCCACTTCTATTAAAAAGAACAAACCAAAGATTGATATGAAAGGatagaatatttataaatatcatgAACTGTTGTTTATTCAGGGAAAATTGACTGAGCATTAAGCTCTTTTACAGCAGTACTCTGAGTTCACATTTGTATGGGTGTACTTTTAGAAAAAGATGGATATAGCAACCACaataaatattgtttgtgtgtccgtgtgtgtgtgtgtgtgtgtgtgtgtgtgtgcaggtgcacCTATGTCTGTGTGAGGTTCTCTTACTCAGTTGGCCTTGGAGTTTTGATGGGGATATAGAAAGCATCATTCTCTCcaattcttcatcatcctccATTTCTGTTAAACAAAGTATAAAAGCAAAGATGCGAATCATATGTCATTCCACATTTACATATTTCAGTTTGACCTAATATATACTCAACTGTACTGTCAACAAACCTAGAGGATGAGAGGCAGATGCTGCAAGGCCAGAGGAAGCAAGTTCCTCTGAAACACTCTGAAGCTGTCTCTTTTTCTGAGTGAGGTATTGCTGCAGCCGATACATTTTGCTGCCTGGAACACACTGTTTCTGGAGGATGAATGCAGCATAtccatctgctctgctctccCAAATATCCCACCAAGTCTTGTCTGCATTAATCCCAAAGCCAACCAAGTTGTCATCTTCATTTCTTACAGGTGGTGCCACTGATCTTCCAGATAAATACTTTATGAGGTCCTTGATTTCCTGGAAGCTTCTACTGTAGTCAAGAAATGAAAGTAGGCTGTCCTTCTTGGGACCCTCTGGTTTAAACTGTCCGGCTCTCTCCTCGTCCTCAACCTTCTTAGTCAAGAACATGGTATAGCCTACATCATTCTCAAGCAGCCACCGGAATGACTTGCCTTTGTACTTTCCAAACTGAAGCACATACTCTCCCAGCACCTCCTGTCTGTCTGACACATCTCCTCCTCTCATGAAGACAACAGAGCGAGCATTTTCCTTGACCTTGTCTTCCCCCTGAGGGGCTGATTTGTCCTGGAGATTGGGGTTGTCTTTGATCCTCTTGGCTTCATCTGAGGGATCTTGTCTCAGATATCCAGTTGGTCCTTTCCTGAAGCACACTTTAATTTTGCCTGGGAAGATCACCTTCACCTTCATCCTGCTGTGCTGTACACAAAGAGCTGATTAGTGATAATGGTCTGTTGCATTATCACACTTAATTAATTAAcacatttctattatatatatcaataaataaaacatcaattaaATGTAACCGTTTattctgaaataattaaataatgtaattaataatttattaaataaatatataaataaataaatgtatctattTCTCTATAAATTCCATGAAAacataaccttttttatttaatatatttcaccaTATCCTTTTTCCACAGACTATTattgtgtttaattatatatttttcataataaaatgttattcataTATTATACCACTAAAttgcacacacatttttttgtaattttaatgtcatatgtgtgtaatatacattaattacattataagTATTACATCATACTGCACtgttaacatatatatttttaagcattttattaaGTACCTAGTAAGAGATCAATGATGAGACATTCACCTTTACAAACAAAGATACTCTTATAAAATAACAGCTGTATTATGAGTTTTATCTTTATAACGTTAATAGTttggtttactgtatttttataatagttttttgttgttgtttcctaACGTCTCAAACCATTCAACACAATTAACAATACGATTACATGATATTATACATGCAATTTAAATTATAACATATATTAATGATAATGTCTATGCAATACAGTAAGTTAGTAACGTTATTGCTAAAGTATAGCATTCAACTTACTCTTGGTTTGTCAGCTTAATCGCGTTATTTAAAAACAGCAGTCACCATATGTAATATCTGTCTTAAGGTAGTTTAGACAGTTAATATTTGTTGTACAAAACCAGTTTACTGATCTGACAATTCGGTAAACAAATATCTTTCCGATGACACTACACTTCTTAAATTACCCGCCACGGAAAAGACGAAACAGCGCCATGAAGTGTACGTGTGGCCAAAAGAATATTGCATCCGTAGTGTTAAGCACTACCATagagatgaatgaaaagttaagaGAAGTTAAGCTTAACTATTTTCGGCTCCCGcgtgtatgaggtcctgggttcaatccccagcatctccaaacactgtttgctgagtttaagcaaaataattttgcttctttgctctagtgtttcacta
This genomic window contains:
- the LOC113105002 gene encoding uncharacterized protein LOC113105002; translation: MKVKVIFPGKIKVCFRKGPTGYLRQDPSDEAKRIKDNPNLQDKSAPQGEDKVKENARSVVFMRGGDVSDRQEVLGEYVLQFGKYKGKSFRWLLENDVGYTMFLTKKVEDEERAGQFKPEGPKKDSLLSFLDYSRSFQEIKDLIKYLSGRSVAPPVRNEDDNLVGFGINADKTWWDIWESRADGYAAFILQKQCVPGSKMYRLQQYLTQKKRQLQSVSEELASSGLAASASHPLEMEDDEELERMMLSISPSKLQGQLKVEEGEELGRMMLPAYSSKIPGQLSSEVVGVPVSKVLFYCIQGMILT